The following are from one region of the Geoalkalibacter subterraneus genome:
- a CDS encoding DUF3486 family protein yields the protein MGRTRKKRQQSSIDLLPDDIRAQLNELLADRRVTQLEAVRRINAMLEDLRTRADLPDGTPERLSKSAVNRYALEMEEIGKELRESREIAEVWIGKLGAAPQGQVGSLVNEILRSLSFDLTRMLKRGGVDPENAPAVVGMLKDLALTTQRLEQAANLNVKREAEIRRQAAEAAADVTEKTLANQGMSRDSIEAIKREILGTA from the coding sequence ATGGGCCGCACGCGCAAAAAGCGCCAGCAGTCGAGCATTGACCTTTTGCCAGACGATATCCGCGCCCAGCTCAACGAGCTGCTCGCCGATCGCCGCGTCACGCAGCTCGAAGCGGTGAGGCGCATCAACGCCATGCTCGAAGATTTGCGCACCCGCGCCGATCTGCCCGACGGGACGCCGGAGAGGCTGAGTAAAAGCGCAGTCAACCGCTACGCGCTTGAGATGGAGGAGATCGGCAAGGAGCTGCGCGAGTCGCGCGAAATCGCCGAAGTGTGGATCGGCAAGCTCGGAGCCGCGCCCCAGGGGCAGGTCGGCAGCCTGGTCAACGAGATCCTGCGCAGCCTCTCCTTCGACCTGACCCGCATGCTCAAGCGCGGCGGGGTCGACCCTGAGAACGCCCCGGCGGTGGTCGGCATGCTTAAAGACCTGGCGCTGACCACACAGCGTCTTGAACAGGCCGCAAACCTCAACGTCAAGCGCGAGGCAGAGATCCGCAGGCAGGCCGCCGAGGCCGCGGCCGACGTGACGGAGAAGACCCTGGCCAACCAGGGCATGAGCCGCGATTCGATCGAGGCGATCAAACGCGAGATTCTGGGGACTGCATGA
- a CDS encoding DUF2730 family protein translates to MIENYGAARFWFDVVQLGGLIALGIFSWWRDREKVTSKRFRAVEAAVNDRAPKTQVDALRKRLDAVTSPADCRDHHKRIDEIMALHGDRIRTVEGEVKHLPNHTDLAKVYRRIDQIHGDVHELVGAVKGLNNNLQLVHEHLLNNRGNT, encoded by the coding sequence ATGATTGAAAACTACGGCGCGGCGCGGTTCTGGTTCGACGTGGTCCAGCTGGGCGGGTTGATTGCGCTGGGGATCTTTTCCTGGTGGCGCGATCGCGAGAAGGTGACCTCAAAGCGTTTCAGGGCGGTTGAAGCGGCGGTGAATGACCGGGCCCCCAAAACACAGGTGGACGCCCTGAGAAAACGGCTCGACGCTGTGACGTCCCCAGCCGACTGCAGGGATCACCATAAACGAATCGATGAAATCATGGCGCTGCACGGCGACCGGATCCGCACCGTTGAAGGCGAAGTCAAGCACCTGCCCAACCACACAGACCTCGCTAAAGTCTACCGCCGCATCGACCAGATCCACGGCGACGTGCACGAGCTGGTGGGCGCGGTCAAGGGCCTGAACAACAACCTGCAACTGGTGCATGAGCACCTGCTGAACAACCGGGGGAACACATGA
- a CDS encoding phage virion morphogenesis protein, translating into MAGAKFNVEVSGIEEVKAALERLEQKAGNLAPVFRDIGGYLLLAHDERFKEQQSPEGDPWEPLSPQYKKRKKRNKGKVLVLDDLLAGTLRYQASAKELVFGTDRIYGATHQFGRDEANIPERPFLGLSRGDETEVLRLVEEHMAQALEG; encoded by the coding sequence GTGGCCGGTGCGAAGTTCAACGTCGAAGTCAGCGGGATCGAGGAGGTCAAGGCGGCGCTGGAGAGACTGGAGCAAAAGGCGGGCAACCTCGCGCCGGTCTTTCGCGATATCGGCGGATACCTGCTGCTGGCCCACGACGAGAGGTTCAAGGAGCAGCAGAGCCCGGAAGGTGACCCCTGGGAGCCGCTGTCGCCGCAGTACAAAAAGCGCAAGAAGCGCAATAAAGGCAAGGTCCTGGTGCTCGATGATCTTTTGGCGGGCACGCTGCGCTACCAGGCCAGCGCGAAAGAGCTGGTGTTCGGCACCGACCGGATCTACGGCGCGACGCATCAGTTCGGGCGCGACGAAGCGAACATTCCGGAACGGCCCTTTCTGGGACTTTCGCGCGGCGATGAGACCGAGGTGCTGCGCCTGGTGGAGGAACACATGGCGCAGGCGCTGGAAGGCTGA
- a CDS encoding Mu-like prophage major head subunit gpT family protein — protein sequence MIINSGNLSILFRAFNAAFQRGFGGVAPMWNKVATRVPSTTGAEDYGWLGDIPGMREWVGDRHIHNLQQHDYSIKNKKFELTVGVPREKVEDDQYGVYSPMMEMLGQSAGEHPDQLVFDLLASGFATECYDGQYFFDTDHPVIQADGSTASVSNVQAGAENPWFLLDTRRPLKPLILQMRKEPQFVNKDKPEDDNVFNRNELIYGVDDRKNVGFGFWQMAFGSKAVLSAANFEAAYDALSAFKGDHGKPLGVKPNLLVVGSSNASAARKILQAQLINGGDSNINFNRVELLEVPWLD from the coding sequence ATGATCATCAACAGCGGCAATCTTTCTATTCTGTTCCGCGCCTTCAACGCCGCCTTCCAGCGCGGCTTCGGCGGCGTCGCGCCCATGTGGAACAAGGTGGCCACCCGCGTGCCGTCGACCACCGGCGCGGAGGATTACGGCTGGCTGGGCGATATCCCCGGCATGCGCGAATGGGTCGGCGACCGGCACATTCACAACCTGCAGCAGCACGATTACAGCATCAAGAACAAGAAGTTCGAGCTGACCGTGGGCGTGCCGCGCGAAAAGGTCGAAGACGACCAGTACGGCGTGTATTCGCCGATGATGGAGATGCTCGGCCAGTCAGCCGGAGAGCACCCCGATCAGCTGGTGTTTGACCTGCTGGCGTCCGGCTTCGCCACCGAATGCTACGACGGCCAGTATTTCTTCGACACCGATCACCCGGTGATCCAGGCCGACGGCAGCACCGCCAGCGTGAGCAACGTGCAGGCCGGTGCCGAGAACCCCTGGTTTCTGCTCGACACCCGCCGGCCCTTGAAGCCGCTGATTCTGCAGATGCGCAAGGAGCCGCAGTTCGTCAACAAGGACAAGCCTGAAGACGACAACGTGTTTAACCGCAACGAGCTGATCTACGGCGTCGATGACCGCAAGAACGTGGGCTTCGGCTTCTGGCAGATGGCGTTTGGCAGCAAAGCGGTTCTCAGTGCCGCGAATTTCGAAGCCGCCTACGACGCCCTGAGCGCCTTCAAGGGCGACCACGGCAAGCCCCTGGGCGTCAAGCCCAACCTTCTGGTGGTGGGCTCGAGCAACGCCAGTGCGGCGCGCAAGATCCTGCAAGCTCAGCTGATCAACGGCGGCGACAGCAACATCAACTTCAACCGCGTCGAGCTGCTCGAAGTGCCCTGGCTGGACTAA
- a CDS encoding phage protease, whose protein sequence is MIKKHRIAIAACVSELTGGVPTEIMLVPAGEFRARDGRPGDVESWKVDAAAAARLIAQAEAARGDFVIDYEHQTLNAENNGKPAPAAGWFKRLEWREGDGLYATDVRWTERARALIEAGEYRYISPVFRYDRQSGTVTQLLMAALTNYPALDGHSDLAARAAAKFSTTEEEHTMNREELIALLGLAEDASDEQIKSAMTALKAKADAAKGKDDEIAALKAAKPDPAKFVPMEIFESLKTEVAALKAQQTSGEVTALVDKGIADGKLLPAQKDWAKELGNKDVAALKGYLEKTPAIAALKGGTQTGGKAPEGGDADSLTEEELAVCRNLGISAEDYRKANPAE, encoded by the coding sequence ATGATCAAAAAACACCGCATTGCCATTGCCGCCTGCGTGTCCGAACTGACCGGCGGCGTGCCGACCGAAATCATGCTGGTGCCGGCTGGAGAGTTCCGCGCCAGAGATGGCCGCCCCGGTGACGTCGAAAGCTGGAAGGTCGACGCTGCGGCCGCCGCGCGGCTCATCGCCCAGGCCGAAGCCGCCCGGGGCGACTTTGTCATCGACTACGAACACCAGACCCTCAACGCCGAGAACAACGGCAAGCCCGCGCCTGCGGCCGGTTGGTTCAAGCGCCTCGAATGGCGCGAGGGCGATGGGCTCTACGCCACCGATGTGCGCTGGACCGAACGTGCCCGGGCGCTGATCGAGGCCGGCGAGTACCGCTATATCTCTCCCGTTTTCAGATACGACCGGCAAAGCGGCACCGTCACGCAGCTGCTGATGGCCGCTTTGACCAACTACCCGGCCCTGGACGGCCATAGTGACCTGGCGGCCCGGGCCGCCGCGAAGTTTTCAACCACAGAAGAGGAGCACACCATGAACCGAGAAGAGTTGATTGCGCTGTTGGGGCTTGCCGAAGACGCGAGCGACGAGCAGATCAAAAGCGCCATGACCGCACTCAAAGCCAAGGCGGATGCGGCCAAGGGCAAGGATGATGAGATTGCGGCGCTTAAAGCCGCCAAGCCCGACCCGGCCAAGTTCGTGCCGATGGAGATCTTCGAGTCGCTCAAGACCGAGGTGGCCGCGCTGAAAGCGCAGCAGACCAGCGGCGAAGTGACCGCCCTGGTGGACAAAGGTATCGCCGACGGCAAGCTGCTGCCCGCCCAGAAAGACTGGGCGAAAGAGCTGGGCAACAAAGATGTCGCGGCGCTTAAGGGGTATCTCGAGAAGACCCCTGCGATCGCAGCACTTAAGGGCGGCACCCAGACCGGGGGCAAAGCTCCCGAGGGCGGCGATGCAGACAGCCTGACCGAAGAAGAGCTGGCCGTGTGCCGCAACCTGGGTATCAGCGCCGAGGACTACCGCAAAGCCAACCCGGCGGAATAA
- a CDS encoding DUF935 domain-containing protein, with protein sequence MVSVKSLVKRLFGADETDALKEQQTDNESRIGMLKREFAEHPSKGLTPARLYRILEDAERGDIKAQHELFDDMEEKDPQIAADLGKRRQLAAEMEWQIVAPDGANAQEKKAAEFCADVFSGIEVEDLIIEMGSGIGHGWANLELPWSIDGGRRIIEQPIFRPHSWFRLPLDNQQELRLRDNSATGAPLWPLGWVQHRHRAKAGYVSRSGLLRVLAWPYLFQNYALGDLAELLEIYGLPARIGTYPRNATSKERATLLRAVTTLGHRAAGIIPEGMQIEFKEAANGKSDLFESMMRWCERAKGKAILGSTLTSGTGEGTNTNALGNVHERSQQSLLRSDARQYAGTICRDILWPMAALNFGIEDRRRAPRFFLDPGDTEDFKLLSESLPVFVDLGAKIPSWWLHEKTRIPQAEEGEEVLQRSVKPAPPESLTALAALKGQSEADDPQAQQIARLEREARKPVEDMVEVIRRKVEQASSLEELRDSLIEAWPEMDSAALADAMAQALAAAALAGRYEILEDL encoded by the coding sequence ATGGTGAGTGTCAAAAGCCTCGTGAAACGGCTGTTCGGCGCAGATGAAACCGACGCGCTCAAAGAGCAGCAGACCGACAACGAATCGCGCATCGGCATGCTCAAGCGCGAATTCGCCGAGCACCCCAGCAAGGGCCTGACCCCTGCCCGGCTCTACCGCATTCTCGAAGACGCCGAGCGCGGCGACATCAAGGCGCAGCACGAGCTGTTCGACGACATGGAGGAGAAAGACCCGCAGATCGCCGCAGACCTGGGTAAGCGCCGCCAGCTCGCCGCCGAAATGGAATGGCAGATCGTGGCACCCGACGGCGCAAACGCCCAGGAGAAAAAGGCGGCGGAATTCTGCGCCGATGTGTTCAGCGGCATTGAGGTCGAAGATCTGATTATCGAAATGGGCTCGGGCATCGGCCACGGCTGGGCCAACCTGGAGCTGCCCTGGTCGATCGACGGCGGCCGGCGCATTATCGAGCAGCCGATCTTTCGGCCGCATTCGTGGTTTCGCCTGCCGCTCGACAACCAGCAGGAGCTGCGCCTGCGCGACAACTCGGCAACCGGTGCGCCGCTGTGGCCACTGGGTTGGGTACAGCACCGCCACCGCGCCAAGGCGGGCTATGTGTCAAGGTCCGGCCTGCTCCGGGTGCTGGCCTGGCCCTACCTGTTTCAGAACTACGCACTGGGCGATCTGGCCGAGCTGCTCGAAATCTACGGTCTGCCCGCGCGCATCGGCACCTATCCGCGCAACGCCACCTCGAAAGAGAGGGCAACGCTGCTGCGGGCGGTCACAACGCTTGGCCACCGCGCCGCCGGCATCATCCCCGAAGGGATGCAGATCGAGTTCAAAGAGGCGGCAAACGGCAAGTCCGACCTGTTCGAGTCCATGATGCGTTGGTGCGAACGGGCCAAGGGCAAGGCGATTCTGGGCTCCACACTGACCAGCGGCACCGGCGAGGGCACCAATACCAACGCGCTGGGCAACGTGCACGAGCGCAGCCAGCAGAGCCTGCTGCGCTCCGACGCGCGCCAGTACGCCGGCACCATCTGCCGCGACATCCTGTGGCCGATGGCCGCGCTCAACTTCGGCATCGAAGACCGCCGCCGCGCGCCGAGGTTCTTTCTCGACCCCGGCGACACCGAGGATTTCAAGCTGCTCTCGGAGAGCCTGCCGGTGTTTGTCGACCTGGGCGCCAAGATCCCCTCCTGGTGGCTGCATGAAAAGACCCGCATCCCGCAGGCCGAAGAAGGAGAAGAGGTTTTGCAGCGAAGCGTCAAACCCGCCCCGCCCGAGTCTCTGACCGCGCTTGCGGCGCTTAAAGGGCAGAGTGAAGCCGATGACCCACAGGCGCAGCAGATCGCCCGGCTCGAGCGTGAAGCGCGCAAGCCGGTCGAAGACATGGTCGAGGTGATCCGCCGCAAGGTGGAGCAGGCGAGCTCTCTCGAGGAGCTGCGCGACTCGCTGATCGAGGCCTGGCCCGAGATGGACTCGGCCGCGCTGGCCGATGCGATGGCGCAGGCCCTGGCCGCTGCGGCCCTGGCCGGGCGTTACGAGATTCTGGAGGATCTCTAG
- a CDS encoding VpaChn25_0724 family phage protein, translated as MSFADLVTADIRLVILKALAEDQGYSANESILQEILGLFGHTVTRDRVRTELGWLEEQGLVTVGDTAGIKVARITGRGIDVSTGAARVDGIKRPRPRA; from the coding sequence ATGAGCTTTGCCGATCTTGTCACTGCGGATATCCGGCTGGTGATTCTAAAGGCGCTGGCAGAAGACCAGGGCTACAGCGCAAACGAGTCCATCCTGCAAGAGATTCTAGGGCTTTTCGGGCACACCGTGACCCGTGACCGGGTGCGCACCGAGCTTGGCTGGCTCGAAGAGCAGGGGCTGGTGACCGTGGGCGATACCGCAGGCATCAAGGTTGCGCGCATCACCGGGCGCGGCATCGACGTCTCTACCGGCGCCGCCCGCGTCGACGGCATCAAGCGCCCCCGGCCGAGGGCGTAA
- a CDS encoding phage head morphogenesis protein, giving the protein MAEYGSLPFAEQIAFFRRKYPQLTAVWTDVYAAEHNHAFMVAGAAKADLLADLRAAVDKAIAEGTTLEEFRRDFDEIVERRGWSYTGGRNWRTRVIFETNLRQSYHAGREAQMADPELRRRRPYGLYRHGGSEDPRPEHLAWDGLVLPLDDPWWDTHTPQNGWGCKCKKRMISEADARRMGLDVAQSAPPVEWEEKTVGVRGPSPRTVKVPHGIDPGFEYRPGENRAGFIDEKIAALPADIAARLRSETDGRRR; this is encoded by the coding sequence ATGGCTGAATACGGCAGCCTGCCTTTTGCGGAGCAGATCGCGTTCTTCCGCCGCAAGTATCCGCAGCTCACGGCGGTTTGGACGGATGTGTATGCCGCAGAGCACAACCACGCCTTCATGGTGGCCGGCGCGGCCAAGGCGGACCTGCTGGCCGATCTGCGCGCAGCGGTGGATAAGGCGATCGCTGAAGGCACCACCCTGGAGGAGTTTCGCCGCGACTTTGACGAGATCGTCGAGCGACGCGGCTGGAGCTACACCGGAGGGCGCAACTGGCGCACCCGGGTGATCTTTGAAACGAACCTGCGGCAGAGCTATCACGCCGGGCGCGAAGCGCAGATGGCCGACCCGGAGCTGAGGCGCCGCAGGCCCTATGGCCTGTACCGCCACGGCGGCAGCGAAGACCCGCGCCCGGAGCATCTGGCCTGGGATGGGCTGGTGCTGCCGCTCGATGACCCCTGGTGGGACACCCACACCCCGCAGAACGGCTGGGGCTGCAAGTGCAAAAAGCGCATGATCAGCGAAGCCGACGCCCGGCGCATGGGGCTGGATGTGGCCCAGAGCGCCCCGCCGGTCGAGTGGGAGGAAAAGACCGTCGGCGTGCGCGGCCCAAGCCCGCGCACCGTCAAGGTGCCGCACGGCATCGATCCGGGCTTTGAATATCGGCCAGGAGAGAACCGGGCCGGATTTATCGACGAGAAGATCGCTGCGCTGCCGGCCGACATTGCCGCGCGGCTGCGTAGTGAGACCGACGGGCGGAGGCGGTAG
- a CDS encoding glycoside hydrolase family 108 protein, producing MGHSETDHFNNAVMRTIQHEGGYVDDAHDRGGATKYGISRRAYPDLDIANLSMAHAVAIYREDYWEKPGIWRIKHPDLAARLFDLGVNCGPGAAVRMLQRACNLLRAGGSLVVDGLLGPVTAAAVNEYDHPRALLAALKYQAAGHYISLDQPRFLAGWLGRLES from the coding sequence ATGGGCCATTCCGAGACAGATCATTTCAATAATGCGGTGATGCGTACCATCCAGCATGAAGGCGGCTACGTCGACGACGCGCACGATCGCGGCGGCGCGACGAAGTACGGCATCAGCCGCCGCGCCTATCCCGACCTTGACATTGCCAATCTCTCGATGGCCCACGCTGTGGCCATCTACCGCGAAGACTACTGGGAGAAGCCCGGCATCTGGCGCATTAAGCACCCGGATCTGGCCGCGCGCCTGTTCGACCTGGGGGTCAACTGCGGGCCCGGGGCGGCTGTGCGCATGCTGCAGCGTGCCTGCAACCTGCTGCGCGCCGGGGGCTCTCTGGTTGTGGACGGCCTGCTTGGCCCCGTCACCGCCGCCGCCGTCAACGAGTACGATCACCCGCGCGCCCTGCTTGCTGCGCTTAAATACCAGGCCGCCGGGCACTACATATCCCTTGATCAGCCGCGCTTTCTGGCCGGCTGGCTGGGCCGTCTCGAAAGCTGA
- a CDS encoding helix-turn-helix domain-containing protein, producing the protein MDLAQEKLNGMLKAAGLPVRPSYRRSEVCLILGVSERTFWRMVAAYDQELDGSPRLPWTLDSYMTRGHHRVRYQELVDFLARNRTITRKFDDPNQMDLPL; encoded by the coding sequence ATGGACCTCGCCCAAGAAAAGCTCAACGGCATGCTCAAGGCCGCAGGCCTGCCGGTGCGCCCCAGCTACCGGCGCAGCGAGGTGTGTCTGATCCTGGGTGTCTCAGAGCGTACATTCTGGCGCATGGTCGCCGCCTACGATCAGGAGCTTGACGGCAGCCCCCGCCTGCCCTGGACGCTCGATAGCTACATGACGCGCGGCCACCACCGGGTACGCTACCAGGAGCTGGTTGATTTCCTCGCCCGCAACCGCACCATCACCCGCAAGTTCGACGACCCCAACCAGATGGACCTGCCTCTTTAG
- a CDS encoding TraR/DksA C4-type zinc finger protein, producing the protein MADDIDRAQRHNERYQAQALDAWRNRQSSAAGRTHCIDCEEEIPLKRRQANPNAVRCIDCQREIEAHR; encoded by the coding sequence ATGGCTGACGATATCGACCGGGCGCAGAGGCACAACGAGCGCTACCAGGCCCAGGCGCTCGACGCCTGGCGCAACCGACAGAGCAGCGCCGCCGGGCGCACACACTGTATCGACTGCGAAGAGGAGATCCCGTTGAAACGCCGCCAGGCCAACCCCAATGCTGTGCGCTGCATCGACTGCCAGCGCGAGATCGAGGCGCACCGATGA